One region of Clostridiales bacterium genomic DNA includes:
- a CDS encoding ATP-binding protein, which yields MKNGIEAMITDITATTAEAEDYTGEDGLLYCGKCHTPKEAYFAEGKTCFGRDRHPAECDCQRAAREKQQAAESRQKHLEKVEDLKRRGFTDPAMRNWTFEHDNGRNPQTETARFYVESWETMQAENIGYLFWGGVGTGKSYLAACIANALMEKEVAVCMTNFATILGDLAASFEGRNEYISRLCSYPLLILDDFGMERGTEYGLEQVYSVIDSRYRSGKPLIATTNLTLEELQHPQDTPHARIYDRLTSMCAPVRFTGSNFRKETAQEKLERLKQLMKQRKESL from the coding sequence ATGAAAAACGGAATTGAAGCTATGATTACGGACATTACAGCCACTACCGCCGAAGCGGAGGACTACACAGGCGAGGACGGGCTTTTATACTGCGGTAAGTGCCATACGCCCAAAGAAGCCTATTTTGCAGAGGGAAAGACTTGTTTCGGGCGTGACCGCCACCCGGCAGAGTGCGACTGCCAGCGGGCAGCCCGTGAAAAGCAGCAAGCCGCCGAAAGCCGACAGAAGCACCTTGAAAAAGTGGAGGACTTGAAACGCCGGGGCTTTACCGACCCTGCTATGCGGAACTGGACATTTGAGCATGACAACGGCAGAAACCCGCAGACCGAAACCGCCCGCTTTTATGTGGAGAGCTGGGAAACCATGCAGGCTGAAAATATCGGCTACCTGTTTTGGGGCGGCGTGGGGACGGGAAAAAGCTACCTTGCCGCCTGTATCGCCAACGCCCTTATGGAAAAAGAGGTTGCCGTCTGCATGACAAACTTTGCAACGATACTGGGTGACCTTGCCGCCAGCTTTGAGGGCAGGAACGAATATATTTCCCGCCTTTGCAGCTACCCTCTGCTGATACTTGATGATTTCGGTATGGAGCGAGGAACAGAATACGGGCTGGAACAGGTTTACAGCGTGATTGACAGCCGTTACCGAAGCGGCAAGCCGCTGATCGCCACGACCAACCTCACGCTGGAGGAATTGCAGCACCCGCAGGACACGCCCCACGCCCGTATCTATGACAGGCTGACTTCCATGTGCGCCCCCGTCCGCTTCACGGGCAGCAACTTCCGAAAGGAAACCGCACAGGAAAAGCTGGAACGCTTAAAGCAACTGATGAAGCAGCGAAAGGAGAGCCTATGA
- a CDS encoding phage replisome organizer N-terminal domain-containing protein: MADNRKYYYLKLKENFFDSDSIVLLEDMKDGILYSNILLKLYLKSLKNGGKLQLDEHIPYTAQMIATLTRHQIGTVERALEIFRQLGLVEQLDSGAFYMTDIELMIGQSSTEAERKRAARLENKALLPPRTKGGHLSDIRPPEIEIELEKEIEIEKEREGETGHPAPAAYGRYNNVILTDTELSGLKTELPDKWEYYIDRLSCHIASTGKQYHSHAATIYKWAQEDAAKGKAAPKQGIPDYSCKEGESL; the protein is encoded by the coding sequence GCTGGAAGATATGAAAGACGGGATTTTATACTCCAATATCCTCTTGAAGCTGTACTTAAAATCGCTGAAAAACGGCGGGAAATTGCAGCTTGACGAGCATATCCCCTACACAGCGCAGATGATAGCGACACTGACCCGCCACCAGATAGGGACGGTTGAGAGGGCTTTAGAGATTTTCCGGCAGTTGGGGCTTGTGGAGCAGCTTGACAGCGGGGCTTTCTATATGACCGACATTGAGCTGATGATAGGACAGTCCTCTACCGAAGCCGAGCGGAAACGGGCTGCAAGACTGGAAAACAAGGCACTTTTACCGCCCCGGACAAAAGGCGGACATTTGTCCGACATTCGTCCACCAGAGATAGAGATAGAGTTAGAGAAAGAGATAGAGATAGAAAAAGAGAGAGAGGGAGAAACGGGACACCCCGCCCCCGCCGCTTATGGCAGATACAACAATGTGATACTGACCGATACAGAGCTTTCCGGGCTAAAAACAGAGTTGCCCGACAAGTGGGAGTATTATATTGACCGGCTTTCCTGCCATATCGCTTCCACCGGGAAACAGTACCACAGCCATGCAGCCACCATTTACAAGTGGGCGCAGGAGGACGCTGCCAAAGGCAAGGCTGCCCCGAAACAGGGCATACCCGATTATTCATGCAAGGAGGGCGAGAGCTTATGA